The following are from one region of the Polyangiaceae bacterium genome:
- a CDS encoding tetratricopeptide repeat protein produces MLSRRRGLGLLGFFTVLALSGPAWGQESADELARRHFDSGVAYLQESDYDNALKAFQKAYDLSKRPEILLNIATVHERTANLDAALAALNKYLELEPDGEHVDTVKLRIANLEKRKAAEQPAGPDKPPPGPPSETGAPETPPPVTPPPTADREKPNRLPAYIALGVGAAAAGGAVVTGIIAKKEYDDANDSCGPSCSDSQLSTGRSMAVVSTVLTGVAVVGAGLGVTLWLTADHKEPAQASAAPRLRFGGGPGSAAASALWKF; encoded by the coding sequence GTGCTGAGTCGACGACGTGGTCTGGGCCTGCTCGGATTCTTCACCGTTCTCGCGCTGTCCGGTCCTGCCTGGGGTCAGGAATCCGCCGACGAGCTGGCCCGGCGTCACTTCGATTCCGGCGTCGCGTACCTGCAAGAGAGCGACTACGACAACGCCCTCAAGGCGTTTCAAAAGGCCTACGACCTCTCCAAGCGGCCAGAGATCTTGCTCAACATCGCGACCGTTCACGAGCGCACGGCGAACCTGGACGCCGCGCTCGCGGCGCTGAACAAGTACCTGGAGCTCGAGCCCGACGGCGAGCACGTCGACACGGTGAAGCTTCGCATCGCGAACCTCGAGAAGCGCAAGGCCGCCGAGCAGCCCGCCGGTCCGGACAAGCCGCCCCCGGGGCCGCCGTCCGAAACCGGGGCGCCCGAGACGCCGCCCCCCGTTACTCCGCCGCCAACGGCGGATCGTGAAAAGCCGAATCGTCTGCCGGCGTACATCGCCCTCGGGGTCGGAGCCGCCGCGGCCGGCGGCGCCGTGGTGACGGGCATCATCGCCAAGAAGGAGTACGACGACGCGAACGACAGCTGCGGACCGAGCTGCAGCGACAGCCAGCTGTCCACCGGTCGCAGCATGGCGGTCGTCAGCACGGTGCTCACGGGGGTCGCCGTGGTGGGCGCCGGCCTCGGGGTGACGTTGTGGCTGACCGCGGATCACAAAGAGCCGGCCCAGGCGTCGGCCGCGCCGCGCCTCCGCTTCGGTGGAGGGCCGGGCTCCGCCGCCGCCAGCGCCTTGTGGAAGTTCTGA
- a CDS encoding methyltransferase yields the protein MRFFATCAAGTELALKAELYELRMFRVRADRGGVRFEGGWEQAIRACLWSRIAVRILMPVAEFDCADGDALYEGTRSFDFSSVLSPERTLAVSSITKDSALGHTMFIAQRTKDAIVDQLRERFGSRPSVDKRDPDVAVFVRVAKDRATVYLDLVAEPLHRRGWRAPGAPAPLKETLAAAIVRLSGWNRKAPFTDPMCGSGTLAIEADGWARSLAPGLSRDRFGFERWADHDAERRALCAESREHARAEELSEGPEIVASDVDAKAVQQTRDNARRARARLRVTQARVEDVRSTTPPGSIVSNPPYGERVETDALLWREIFDAMFGLTPGHRVSLLLPAEARLPVPRHAERIALFNGAIRCELASWDVEERRRRRVVRG from the coding sequence TTGCGCTTCTTCGCCACATGCGCTGCCGGCACCGAGCTGGCCCTGAAGGCCGAGCTCTACGAGCTTCGCATGTTCCGCGTCCGCGCGGACCGCGGCGGCGTGCGCTTCGAGGGCGGCTGGGAGCAGGCGATCCGCGCCTGCCTGTGGAGCCGCATCGCCGTGCGCATCTTGATGCCCGTCGCGGAGTTCGACTGCGCCGATGGCGACGCCCTGTACGAAGGCACGCGGAGCTTCGATTTTTCCAGCGTGCTCTCCCCAGAGCGCACCCTCGCCGTCTCCAGCATCACGAAGGACAGCGCCCTGGGCCACACGATGTTCATCGCCCAGCGCACCAAAGACGCCATCGTGGATCAACTCCGGGAGCGCTTCGGAAGCCGGCCCTCGGTCGACAAGCGCGACCCGGACGTCGCGGTCTTCGTGCGCGTCGCGAAGGACCGCGCCACCGTGTATCTGGATCTGGTCGCGGAGCCGCTGCACCGCCGAGGCTGGCGCGCTCCCGGAGCCCCGGCGCCGCTGAAAGAGACGCTGGCGGCGGCCATCGTGCGCCTCAGCGGCTGGAACCGAAAGGCGCCGTTCACGGATCCGATGTGCGGCTCCGGGACCCTCGCCATCGAGGCCGACGGCTGGGCCCGTAGCCTCGCGCCAGGGCTCTCCCGAGACCGCTTCGGTTTCGAGCGCTGGGCCGATCACGACGCCGAGCGGCGCGCGCTGTGTGCCGAGAGTCGCGAGCACGCGCGAGCGGAAGAGCTGTCCGAAGGGCCGGAGATCGTGGCCTCCGACGTGGACGCCAAGGCCGTGCAGCAGACGCGAGACAACGCTCGAAGGGCACGGGCCCGGCTGCGCGTCACGCAGGCTCGAGTGGAGGACGTACGAAGCACCACGCCGCCGGGTTCCATCGTGAGCAATCCGCCCTACGGCGAGCGCGTGGAGACGGACGCGCTCTTGTGGCGTGAGATCTTCGACGCCATGTTCGGACTGACGCCCGGGCACCGCGTCTCGTTGCTGCTTCCGGCCGAGGCGCGGCTACCGGTGCCGCGGCACGCCGAGCGGATCGCCCTCTTCAACGGCGCGATCCGCTGCGAGCTCGCGAGCTGGGACGTGGAGGAGCGACGACGGCGCCGCGTAGTCAGGGGGTGA
- a CDS encoding zinc-binding dehydrogenase — protein sequence MRAIWITRHGGPNVLEVKETPDPVPAAGEALVRVEAVGLNFAEVMARQGLYPDAPKPPCVVGYEGAGVIEKLGAGVSGVTEGQRVLYLTRFNGHQSKVAVSASQVFPIPDEMSFEEAAAIPVNYLTAYHMLFRIARVRKGEHVLVHMAAGGVGTAALQLCRTVEGLVTYGTASAGKHDYAREQGCDHPIDYRNLDYVTEIRRLTEGRGVDLVLDALGGADWKKGYSLLKPAGMLIAFGLANANSGSGKRNLFRVVGQMAQIPWYSPMKLMNDNRAVAGVNMGHLFSELDMLTEEMKDLVELYRQGKIRPHVGKVFPFSEAAAAHQELEQGKNVGKVVLTP from the coding sequence ATGCGCGCCATCTGGATCACGCGGCACGGCGGACCCAACGTACTCGAGGTGAAGGAAACACCGGACCCCGTTCCGGCGGCGGGTGAAGCGCTGGTGCGGGTGGAGGCCGTGGGCTTGAACTTCGCCGAGGTGATGGCGCGGCAGGGGCTGTATCCGGACGCGCCCAAGCCTCCCTGTGTGGTGGGCTATGAAGGCGCGGGGGTGATTGAGAAGCTCGGCGCGGGCGTCAGTGGCGTGACCGAGGGACAGCGCGTGCTGTACCTCACGCGCTTCAACGGCCACCAGAGCAAGGTGGCGGTGTCTGCCTCGCAGGTGTTTCCGATCCCGGACGAGATGAGCTTCGAAGAAGCTGCGGCCATCCCGGTGAACTACCTCACCGCGTACCACATGCTGTTTCGCATCGCGCGGGTGCGGAAGGGCGAGCACGTCCTGGTGCACATGGCGGCGGGCGGCGTGGGCACGGCCGCGCTGCAGCTGTGCCGCACGGTGGAGGGCCTCGTGACCTACGGCACGGCGTCGGCGGGCAAGCACGACTACGCCCGAGAGCAGGGCTGTGATCACCCCATCGACTATCGAAATCTCGACTACGTCACCGAGATCCGCCGTCTCACCGAGGGGCGCGGCGTGGATCTGGTGCTCGATGCATTGGGGGGCGCGGACTGGAAGAAGGGCTATTCCCTGCTCAAGCCCGCCGGCATGCTGATCGCTTTCGGCCTCGCCAACGCCAACAGCGGCAGCGGCAAGCGCAACCTGTTCCGTGTGGTCGGCCAGATGGCGCAGATCCCCTGGTACTCCCCGATGAAGCTCATGAACGACAACCGTGCGGTGGCCGGCGTGAACATGGGGCACCTGTTCAGCGAGCTCGATATGCTCACGGAAGAAATGAAGGACCTGGTGGAGCTCTACCGCCAGGGAAAGATCCGGCCCCACGTGGGCAAGGTGTTTCCGTTCTCGGAAGCGGCAGCGGCGCACCAGGAGCTGGAGCAGGGCAAGAACGTCGGCAAGGTGGTGCTCACCCCCTGA